A single window of Arvicola amphibius chromosome 15, mArvAmp1.2, whole genome shotgun sequence DNA harbors:
- the LOC119802119 gene encoding liver carboxylesterase-like, with amino-acid sequence MPLSRLPGWLFAVACGLLLLLLHVHGRDSASPIRNTYTGQVRGSLVHVKDGELGVYTFRGIPFAKPPVGPLRFASPEPPEPWSGVRDATSEPAMCLQTNSQASKERKMNVPMSEDCLYLTIYTPVHANEGSNLPVMVWIHGGSLVLGMASMNDGSILAATEDIIMVAIQYRLGILGFFSTGDKHATGNWGYLDQVAALRWVQQNIAYFGGNPGQVTIFGSSAGGTSVSSLVVSPMSQGLFHRAIMQSGVALLPELISDTPEVVHTTVANLSGCDAKDSEAMVHCLREKTEAEILAINQVFIIIPGVVDGTFLPRHPRELLASVDFRPVPSIIGVDSDDFGWSVPLYMGLDHVIKNITRETLPAVLKSRAAHMLLPPECSDLLMEEYMGDVEDPQTLQVQFTEMMEDFLFVVPALQVAHFQRSHAPVYFYEFQHQPSFRKHKHLRPPHVRADHGDHAAFVFGCALWGVKVDFTEEEKLLNRRMMKYWANFARHGNPNSEGLPYWPELIHDEQYLKLDIYPAVGRALKAGKLQFWTKTLPQKIQELKGAQDKHEEL; translated from the exons GACGGGACTCAGCCAGCCCCATCAGGAACACATACACAGGGCAGGTGAGAGGAAGCCTCGTCCACGTGAAAGATGGTGAACTTGGTGTCTATACCTTCCGGGGAATTCCGTTTGCCAAGCCACCTGTGGGACCACTTCGATTTGCATCTCCTGAGCCCCCTGAGCCATGGAGTGGTGTGAGAGATGCAACCTCCGAGCCAGCCAT GTGTCTGCAGACAAATTCACAGGCCTCAAAGGAGAGGAAGATGAACGTGCCTATGTCTGAAGACTGCCTGTATCTCACTATCTACACACCAGTCCATGCCAATGAAGGTTCTAACTTACCT GTGATGGTGTGGATTCATGGTGGTTCACTTGTTCTGGGAATGGCTTCCATGAATGATGGATCCATACTGGCTGCTACTGAGGATATAATAATGGTTGCTATCCAGTATCGCTTGGGTATCCTCGGCTTCTTCAG CACTGGAGACAAACACGCCACAGGCAACTGGGGTTACCTGGACCAAGTGGCCGCCCTGCGCTGGGTCCAGCAGAACATCGCCTACTTTGGAGGCAACCCTGGCCAGGTCACCATTTTTGGCTCTTCAGCAGGAGGCACAAGTGTGTCTTCACTTGTTGTGTCCCCCATGTCCCAAGGACTCTTCCACAGAGCCATCATGCAGAGTGGAGTGGCCCTGCTGCCTGAGCTTATCTCTGACACACCTGAGGTGGTCCACACA ACGGTGGCCAACCTATCTGGATGTGATGCCAAGGACTCAGAGGCCATGGTGCACTGCCTACGAGAGAAGACTGAAGCAGAGATTCTGGCTATCAATCAG GTCTTCATTATAATCCCTGGTGTAGTGGATGGGACGTTCTTACCTAGGCATCCTCGGGAGCTGTTGGCCTCTGTGGATTTTCGCCCTGTCCCCAGCATCATTGGTGTTGACAGTGATGATTTTGGCTGGTCAGTCCCCTTG TACATGGGCCTCGATCATGTCATAAAGAACATAACCAGAGAGACCCTGCCAGCTGTTCTGAAGAGCAGAGCAGCACACATG ctgctgcctcctgagtgtagtGACCTGCTGATGGAAGAATACATGGGGGACGTTGAGGACCCACAGACCCTGCAAGTACAGTTTACAGAGATGATGGAGGACTTCCTGTTTGTGGTCCCTGCACTCCAAGTAGCACATTTTCAGC GATCCCATGCTCCTGTCTACTTCTATGAGTTCCAGCACCAGCCCAGCTTCAGAAAGCATAAGCACCTCCGGCCACCCCACGTGAGGGCTGACCATGGTGATCACGCTGCCTTCGTCTTTGGCTGTGCCCTCTGGGGAGTGAAAG TTGACTTCACTGAGGAGGAGAAACTGTTGAACAGGAGGATGATGAAGTACTGGGCCAACTTTGCAAGACATGG GAACCCCAACAGTGAGGGTCTCCCCTACTGGCCTGAGTTGATCCATGATGAGCAGTACCTGAAGCTGGACATCTATCCTGCTGTGGGCCGAGCCCTGAAGGCCGGAAAGCTACAGTTCTGGACGAAGACTCTGCCTCAGAAGATCCAGGAGCTAAAGGGAGCTCAAGATAAGCATGAAGAGCTTTAG